The proteins below come from a single uncultured Dethiosulfovibrio sp. genomic window:
- the glyA gene encoding serine hydroxymethyltransferase: MFGKAAAMLKQVDPEISSILLEEAYRQERQVELIASENFVSPAVLATAGSVLTNKYAEGYPHKRYYGGCEVVDKAEDLAIERAKQLFGCDHVNVQPHAGSQANMGVYFSVLEPGDTILAMNLSHGGHLTHGSPVNFSGKLYNVIPYGVSKDTETIDFDEVRRLAKEHNPKMIVCGASAYPREIDAEVFRQIADEVGAYLMFDIAHIAGLVAAGYHKNPVPFCDFLTTTTHKTLRGPRGGMIMCTAEHAKKIDSAIFPGMQGGPLMHIIAAKAVAFAEALRPEFKDYQKKVVENASTLAEELIKRDFHLVSGGTDNHLILLNLTNKGVTGKAAQIALDEAGITVNKNTVPFETLSPFITSGIRVGTPAVTTRGFGKDEMVKIAEWIDRVVSSPEDKSVLKQVRSELLEVCAAKPLYPWLDKE; this comes from the coding sequence ATGTTTGGAAAAGCTGCAGCCATGTTGAAGCAGGTCGATCCTGAGATTTCATCCATTCTCCTGGAGGAAGCCTACCGTCAGGAGCGGCAGGTTGAGCTTATCGCCTCGGAGAATTTCGTCTCCCCTGCGGTGCTCGCTACGGCAGGTTCGGTCCTCACCAACAAATATGCCGAGGGCTATCCCCATAAACGCTATTACGGTGGCTGTGAGGTCGTCGATAAGGCGGAGGATCTGGCCATAGAGAGGGCTAAACAGCTCTTCGGTTGTGACCACGTCAACGTTCAGCCTCACGCTGGAAGCCAAGCCAACATGGGTGTGTACTTTTCCGTCCTTGAGCCCGGGGATACTATTCTCGCAATGAATTTGAGCCACGGAGGACATCTTACCCATGGATCGCCGGTCAACTTCTCCGGCAAGCTCTATAACGTCATTCCCTACGGCGTGTCTAAGGATACGGAGACCATCGATTTCGACGAGGTCCGTCGCTTGGCCAAAGAGCATAATCCAAAGATGATCGTCTGCGGAGCAAGCGCCTATCCTAGAGAGATAGACGCCGAGGTTTTTCGCCAGATAGCCGACGAGGTCGGTGCTTACCTGATGTTCGATATAGCCCATATAGCCGGTCTCGTCGCTGCGGGATATCACAAAAATCCCGTTCCGTTTTGCGACTTTTTGACCACCACGACACACAAAACTCTTAGAGGTCCCAGAGGTGGTATGATAATGTGTACCGCTGAACACGCCAAGAAAATCGACTCCGCTATTTTCCCGGGAATGCAGGGTGGACCTCTGATGCATATTATTGCCGCTAAAGCCGTGGCTTTTGCAGAGGCCCTTCGTCCCGAGTTCAAGGATTATCAGAAGAAAGTCGTGGAAAACGCCTCTACCTTGGCGGAAGAGCTTATAAAGAGGGATTTTCACCTTGTTTCCGGTGGAACGGATAACCACCTAATTTTGCTTAACCTCACCAATAAGGGAGTCACAGGCAAAGCCGCTCAGATAGCCCTCGATGAGGCAGGTATAACCGTCAACAAGAATACCGTCCCCTTCGAGACTTTGAGTCCCTTCATCACCAGCGGAATAAGGGTTGGCACCCCAGCCGTGACGACCAGAGGTTTTGGGAAGGACGAGATGGTAAAAATAGCCGAGTGGATAGACAGGGTCGTTTCCAGCCCTGAGGATAAATCGGTGCTTAAACAGGTTCGTTCCGAATTACTTGAGGTCTGTGCCGCTAAACCCCTTTATCCCTGGCTCGATAAGGAGTAA
- the pepF gene encoding oligoendopeptidase F, which produces MNNKGALPKRDHIDQTYRWNLSTIYESEFLWQSAFDEVLKKGSQLQEFQGKLGKGASELLSCLSLVDDLGVELGKVFVYATMKSHQDVGDEDSKAMADKAMALSVQTSTAMSFIVPEILAIDEDKVWSFLEQEPRLEVYRFHLEDILRRKPHVLSAREEELLAGMGEVAQAPEHIFSMLTNGDMVFPKVKDDSGEEVELSEERYYRLIRSKDREVRKSAFEGIHRTYGSFKNTLAASYGASVKEDAFSARVHRYDSSLDAALDGNRIPVSVYENLLKTVEKGLPLLHRYMSLRKRALGLEELHMYDLYVPIFDEPEVDIPWEEAKSTVKAGLAPLGEKYLSVLSQGMEDRWIDVYENQGKRKGAYSWGSYGTNPFVLLNYNGTLRDVFTLAHEMGHSLHSWHSHKGQPPVYGDYSIFVAEVASTTNEVLLMENLLKERENERPFLLNYYLEQVRTTVFRQAMFAQFELETHRAVESQEPLTPQSLSSLWGDLNRKYYGPEVVVDGDIEVEWARIPHFYSAFYVYQYATGYSAATVLADRILKEGDRAVQDYIGFLSGGSSMYPIDLLRVAGVDMEELASLHSMLRLFEEKLDELEGFVS; this is translated from the coding sequence ATGAACAATAAGGGAGCTCTTCCGAAGAGGGATCATATAGACCAGACCTACAGGTGGAACCTTTCGACTATATACGAATCTGAATTCCTGTGGCAGAGTGCTTTCGACGAGGTCCTTAAAAAAGGGTCCCAGCTCCAGGAGTTTCAGGGAAAGCTGGGGAAAGGTGCCTCCGAGCTCTTGAGCTGCCTTTCCCTGGTGGATGACCTCGGTGTGGAATTAGGTAAGGTCTTTGTTTACGCCACGATGAAGAGCCATCAGGACGTAGGGGACGAGGACTCTAAGGCTATGGCGGACAAGGCTATGGCCCTCAGCGTTCAGACATCCACCGCGATGTCCTTTATCGTCCCCGAAATCCTGGCTATCGACGAGGATAAAGTGTGGTCTTTTCTGGAACAGGAGCCCCGTCTTGAGGTTTATCGCTTCCATCTGGAGGATATCCTGAGGAGAAAGCCCCATGTCCTATCGGCTAGAGAAGAGGAGCTTCTAGCCGGTATGGGAGAGGTCGCCCAGGCTCCGGAGCATATTTTTTCCATGCTGACAAACGGGGATATGGTTTTTCCGAAGGTGAAGGACGATAGTGGAGAGGAGGTCGAGTTATCGGAGGAAAGATATTACCGTCTGATCAGGTCCAAGGACCGGGAGGTCAGAAAGAGCGCCTTTGAGGGGATTCACAGAACCTACGGGTCGTTTAAAAATACTCTGGCGGCGTCCTACGGTGCTAGCGTCAAGGAGGACGCCTTCTCCGCCCGGGTTCATCGCTACGACTCCAGCCTGGACGCCGCTTTGGACGGAAATAGGATACCGGTATCGGTTTACGAGAATCTATTGAAAACCGTTGAGAAGGGCCTTCCCCTACTTCATCGCTACATGTCCCTGAGGAAAAGAGCTCTAGGTCTGGAGGAGCTTCATATGTACGACCTCTACGTCCCGATTTTCGACGAGCCGGAGGTAGATATCCCCTGGGAGGAGGCCAAGTCGACCGTCAAGGCTGGACTGGCCCCTTTGGGAGAGAAATACCTGTCAGTCCTCTCTCAGGGTATGGAGGATAGATGGATAGACGTATACGAGAATCAGGGAAAGAGAAAGGGAGCCTACTCCTGGGGTAGTTACGGCACAAATCCTTTCGTCCTGCTCAACTATAACGGTACATTGAGGGACGTTTTCACCTTGGCTCACGAGATGGGACACTCCCTTCACTCATGGCACTCCCATAAGGGGCAGCCGCCGGTCTACGGGGATTACTCCATTTTCGTGGCGGAGGTGGCTTCCACCACCAACGAGGTTCTACTGATGGAGAATCTCCTGAAGGAACGGGAGAATGAGCGGCCCTTCCTCTTAAACTACTACTTAGAGCAGGTAAGGACCACCGTGTTTCGGCAGGCCATGTTCGCCCAGTTTGAGCTGGAGACTCACAGAGCGGTGGAGTCTCAGGAGCCACTGACTCCTCAGTCTTTGAGCTCTCTGTGGGGGGATCTGAACAGGAAGTACTATGGCCCTGAGGTCGTGGTAGATGGGGATATAGAGGTCGAATGGGCAAGGATACCCCATTTTTACAGCGCTTTCTACGTATACCAGTACGCCACCGGCTATTCTGCGGCGACGGTTCTGGCGGACAGGATATTGAAAGAAGGGGATAGGGCTGTGCAGGATTACATAGGGTTCCTCTCAGGCGGCAGCTCTATGTATCCTATCGACCTCCTTCGGGTTGCCGGGGTGGATATGGAGGAATTGGCGTCCCTCCACTCGATGCTACGTCTATTTGAGGAAAAACTGGACGAACTGGAAGGGTTTGTGAGTTAA
- a CDS encoding DUF255 domain-containing protein — MKSHELESIKWERWGEKALRRSKGENKPLYLFIRSNMSSLSLEMEGNSFSNEEVVKTLNEDFISVKVDREEYPFLWEIALVTSYVMNGSGGFPLNLFLTPDLKPFFVARYMPLEGTPSNPGMVDCLPRIKWLWLTGNQSVLSASEEIMEGVKKATDVVGDVSLEGALEEAVSKIQQDFDQEFGGFGKDTKTPMIPRLLFLGEYSRVFDCQVSDSIFSRTLDVMSQRAIRDHLGGGFFSYSKSRDWSNPMLEKRLSDQAMMAIAFAEGFDRYGKVPYWRAADEALAYISMDLFDPERGFLVGRPFDPERKGYYSWSKEEVDSLLGSDGPIFRGCFGIDGPDSIPSMVSSLDGMADIEGVEDPDDLVDLLSKGCQILSSARMNRVAPSLDSRIMTDWNALAIVALARCGRLMDRPNYVRIAERVCSMFLEKEIVHCQGVNAFFEDYAFLTWSTIELYRSTEDKKWLDASLDLEGRAGELFSWEDSYRVNSEDGEGILFPHSSGQDGSVPSGVAVMAGNLVSLWLISGEEQYLTRSRTLVKHFGGAISRSPGNHLFLLLSVLRNMA; from the coding sequence ATGAAATCTCATGAGCTAGAGAGTATCAAGTGGGAACGATGGGGAGAGAAGGCCCTGAGAAGGTCCAAGGGTGAAAATAAGCCTTTATATCTTTTCATCCGCTCCAATATGTCCTCCCTGTCCTTGGAGATGGAGGGTAATTCTTTTTCGAACGAAGAGGTTGTTAAAACTCTGAACGAGGACTTTATATCCGTAAAAGTAGATAGAGAGGAGTATCCCTTTCTCTGGGAGATAGCTTTAGTAACTAGCTACGTTATGAATGGATCGGGCGGTTTCCCCTTGAACCTTTTTTTGACTCCCGACCTCAAGCCTTTCTTCGTGGCCAGATATATGCCATTGGAGGGGACTCCCTCAAACCCCGGTATGGTCGATTGTCTACCCAGGATAAAATGGCTTTGGCTGACAGGAAATCAGTCGGTGTTAAGCGCTTCAGAGGAGATAATGGAGGGGGTCAAAAAAGCTACGGATGTTGTAGGGGATGTCTCTTTAGAAGGGGCCCTCGAAGAAGCTGTCTCCAAAATTCAACAGGATTTTGATCAAGAGTTTGGAGGATTCGGGAAAGACACAAAGACCCCTATGATACCGAGGCTTTTGTTCTTGGGCGAGTACAGCCGGGTTTTTGATTGCCAGGTATCGGATTCCATTTTCTCCAGGACCTTGGATGTCATGTCCCAGAGGGCCATAAGGGATCATCTGGGGGGAGGTTTTTTCTCCTACTCCAAATCCAGAGACTGGTCAAATCCCATGTTGGAAAAACGTCTCTCCGATCAGGCCATGATGGCCATCGCCTTCGCCGAGGGGTTTGATAGGTACGGTAAGGTGCCCTACTGGAGGGCTGCCGATGAGGCTCTAGCCTATATCTCTATGGACCTATTCGATCCTGAAAGAGGGTTCCTTGTTGGAAGGCCTTTCGATCCAGAGAGGAAGGGATATTATTCTTGGTCGAAAGAGGAGGTCGATAGCCTTTTAGGTTCAGATGGGCCAATTTTTAGAGGATGCTTTGGCATCGATGGCCCTGACTCTATCCCATCGATGGTTTCATCTTTAGATGGAATGGCGGACATAGAGGGTGTTGAGGATCCTGATGACCTTGTGGACCTCCTATCTAAGGGTTGTCAGATACTCTCTTCCGCCCGGATGAACAGAGTCGCTCCGTCGCTGGATAGCAGAATTATGACCGATTGGAACGCTTTGGCTATAGTCGCCCTGGCTAGATGTGGCAGGCTGATGGACAGGCCCAATTATGTAAGGATCGCTGAAAGGGTCTGCTCCATGTTTTTGGAGAAAGAGATAGTCCACTGTCAGGGAGTTAACGCCTTTTTTGAGGACTATGCTTTCTTGACTTGGTCCACTATAGAGCTTTATCGCTCTACGGAGGATAAAAAATGGCTCGACGCCTCCTTGGACCTTGAGGGACGAGCCGGAGAGCTTTTTTCCTGGGAAGATAGCTACAGGGTTAACTCCGAAGACGGAGAGGGGATTCTCTTTCCTCACTCTTCAGGACAGGACGGATCGGTTCCCTCTGGAGTGGCGGTGATGGCCGGAAACCTAGTCTCCCTATGGCTTATATCAGGGGAAGAGCAGTATCTGACCCGATCGAGGACGCTTGTGAAGCATTTTGGGGGGGCTATTTCCAGAAGCCCGGGGAACCACCTGTTTTTACTTCTCTCCGTTTTGAGGAACATGGCCTGA
- a CDS encoding DUF3100 domain-containing protein, producing MIDGIKNVKIHVIVLALVIGAEFIGIHSFKIGPGTLVLLPMLYALAAGALMGPKFIKAVNQKDMVDAGSLVGVTLMLLMARYGTLVGPNLPAIIKSGPALILQEFGNLGTILLGIPLAVMIGLKRESIGAAHSVAREPNVALIGDIYGFDGPEGRGVMGVYICGTVFGTIFYGLMATTAAAYLPLSPKALAMASGVGSASMMTASVGSLSAMFPDIAGELQALGAASNMLSGLDGLYMSLWLALPMSEWLYRKTYRFKYGIEPEAPVKKGGK from the coding sequence ATGATCGATGGGATCAAGAACGTAAAAATTCACGTTATCGTATTGGCTTTAGTCATCGGGGCCGAATTTATAGGAATTCATTCTTTCAAGATAGGACCGGGAACCCTGGTGCTTCTGCCGATGCTCTACGCATTGGCGGCAGGAGCCCTTATGGGACCTAAGTTTATCAAAGCGGTAAATCAAAAGGACATGGTGGACGCAGGCAGCCTGGTCGGAGTCACCCTCATGCTCCTGATGGCGAGATATGGGACGCTGGTAGGACCTAACCTCCCGGCCATAATCAAATCTGGTCCAGCTTTGATTCTTCAGGAATTCGGAAACCTAGGGACTATTCTTCTGGGAATCCCTCTAGCGGTGATGATAGGGCTCAAGAGGGAATCGATAGGAGCGGCCCACTCGGTGGCTAGAGAGCCTAACGTGGCCCTTATAGGGGACATCTACGGTTTCGACGGACCGGAGGGACGGGGAGTCATGGGGGTTTACATCTGCGGAACCGTATTCGGGACGATCTTCTACGGCCTCATGGCCACCACCGCAGCGGCATATCTGCCTCTCAGCCCTAAGGCACTGGCGATGGCGTCAGGGGTAGGAAGTGCCAGCATGATGACAGCTTCGGTAGGATCTCTGTCAGCGATGTTCCCCGATATAGCGGGAGAACTCCAGGCCCTTGGGGCGGCGAGCAACATGCTCTCAGGACTGGACGGCCTCTATATGTCCCTTTGGCTGGCTCTACCCATGTCCGAGTGGCTTTATAGAAAAACCTACCGTTTTAAGTATGGAATAGAGCCTGAGGCTCCTGTAAAAAAGGGAGGCAAATAG
- a CDS encoding thioredoxin-like domain-containing protein → MVTIYGGAAPAPSIPGLSLGGDTGYPREGRITIVLFFNGAKDDDLSMVDTVISLREEFKEDVDLVGVHCPRFPAERDVRRMTALLECSGVDFPVYDDSSKSIRKSYLINGWPATVVVDPKGYLAWAKEGVLPPEILRPVIKTMQRTARVVGDIKPLDRQKFKGTGLNMLPVKLALFGDKLVVLDGKSNRLIFLNLSQDGLSASIERSIGLGRPNLSDVTGFSCSEDRVFIFDRRGRKVKIIDLKGKELGSFSGNGNPAMLAGPRSFGCPKDGVCKDGLLYVASAGTHQIWVQSLSGGGASPFAGTGRPGMDDGPPSLATLGSPEAMISDGRVLFISDSYSNSVRWIDTASGMVRTLVGEGPFLYGCRDGIGSKALFQRPMGLCLNEGVLYVADSYNDRIRGIDLSNREAFTLYGSKKWQRLFCPSDVTVRGDRFYVADLGSGRIVHFDKKGGEPDILDIVGLN, encoded by the coding sequence ATGGTAACTATATATGGAGGAGCAGCTCCTGCTCCATCGATACCCGGGCTTTCCCTGGGAGGGGACACCGGTTACCCTAGAGAGGGCCGAATAACCATAGTCCTCTTTTTCAACGGTGCCAAAGACGACGACCTCTCTATGGTCGATACGGTTATATCCCTCAGGGAAGAGTTCAAGGAGGACGTAGACCTGGTCGGTGTTCACTGTCCTAGGTTTCCTGCGGAGAGGGATGTCAGGCGGATGACCGCCTTGCTGGAGTGTTCCGGTGTGGATTTTCCTGTTTACGACGATTCCTCTAAGTCGATAAGAAAATCCTACCTGATAAACGGATGGCCTGCAACGGTGGTCGTCGATCCTAAAGGATATCTTGCATGGGCCAAAGAAGGGGTTCTCCCTCCTGAGATACTTCGTCCGGTGATAAAGACGATGCAGAGGACAGCTAGAGTCGTAGGGGATATCAAGCCCTTAGATCGTCAGAAGTTCAAGGGAACTGGGCTAAACATGCTTCCCGTAAAGCTTGCTCTCTTCGGCGATAAATTGGTCGTTCTGGATGGAAAATCTAATCGATTGATTTTCTTGAACTTATCCCAGGACGGCCTCTCCGCCTCCATCGAGAGATCTATTGGCTTGGGAAGGCCCAATTTATCCGATGTTACGGGCTTTTCCTGCTCTGAGGACAGGGTGTTTATCTTCGATAGACGGGGGAGAAAGGTCAAGATTATCGACCTTAAAGGCAAAGAGCTGGGATCTTTCTCCGGTAACGGTAACCCAGCTATGTTAGCGGGACCGAGGTCTTTCGGTTGCCCTAAGGACGGTGTCTGTAAGGACGGGCTTCTTTACGTCGCCTCGGCGGGGACCCATCAGATATGGGTCCAGTCTCTATCGGGAGGAGGTGCCAGCCCCTTTGCCGGCACTGGCCGTCCAGGTATGGACGACGGTCCACCTAGTCTGGCTACTTTAGGCTCTCCTGAGGCCATGATATCCGACGGAAGGGTGCTTTTTATCTCCGATAGCTACTCCAATTCGGTAAGATGGATCGATACCGCATCAGGTATGGTTCGTACTTTGGTCGGGGAGGGACCTTTCCTCTACGGCTGTAGGGATGGAATAGGATCGAAGGCCCTTTTTCAGAGACCTATGGGGTTGTGCCTAAACGAAGGGGTTCTCTACGTCGCCGATAGCTACAACGACAGAATAAGGGGAATAGATCTCTCCAACCGTGAGGCTTTTACCCTCTACGGCTCAAAAAAATGGCAGAGGCTTTTCTGTCCATCCGATGTTACAGTGAGAGGTGATAGGTTTTACGTCGCCGATCTGGGAAGCGGCAGGATCGTCCATTTCGACAAAAAAGGTGGAGAACCGGATATTTTGGATATAGTAGGTTTAAATTAA
- a CDS encoding DUF340 domain-containing protein, producing MKFTEVVAVLIIVAAMSLVGNMVGAGNGIVESLPGMVFLVGLCVAGVALGKVIPGNIPSVAWIVLIGCILTYPSFPGAEVLSGWVKKVNFLSLTTPILAYAGLALGKDLDLLKKTGWRIVVVSIVVFVGTYVCSALIAQGVLGLTGQL from the coding sequence ATGAAATTCACCGAAGTCGTAGCGGTACTGATCATAGTCGCGGCTATGAGCCTGGTGGGCAACATGGTGGGAGCGGGAAACGGCATAGTAGAGTCCCTTCCTGGTATGGTCTTTCTGGTTGGCCTGTGTGTCGCTGGCGTAGCTTTAGGGAAGGTCATACCGGGCAACATACCAAGCGTGGCGTGGATAGTTCTGATAGGCTGTATTCTCACCTATCCATCCTTCCCCGGTGCGGAGGTACTCAGCGGGTGGGTCAAGAAGGTCAATTTCTTGTCTCTGACGACTCCCATACTGGCCTACGCAGGACTGGCCCTCGGCAAGGACCTCGACCTGCTCAAAAAGACCGGATGGAGGATCGTCGTAGTATCCATAGTGGTCTTCGTCGGGACCTACGTGTGTTCCGCCCTGATAGCTCAAGGCGTCCTTGGACTGACCGGACAGCTGTAA
- a CDS encoding HAD family hydrolase produces the protein MVLFDFDMTLVDSSQGITDCVNAVASKMGLPSVTKDQVLGIIGIPLETGLHRLWGDYDEAWLAEYRRIFRETEYAGIVPFSDTLPMLEKLRSIGIKVGVATNRQIADPVVRAVGLFDHLDLVMGLGKEYRPKPEPDMILAAMEKLGGNLAETVYVGDTDIDMKTACSAGMRGIGVTSGVFSASQLVDAGAWRILDGVGFLIELVRRDVG, from the coding sequence GTGGTTCTTTTTGATTTTGATATGACTTTGGTGGACAGTAGCCAGGGTATTACGGATTGCGTGAACGCCGTAGCTTCTAAAATGGGACTTCCATCGGTCACGAAGGATCAGGTTTTAGGTATTATAGGGATCCCCCTTGAGACCGGCTTACATAGGCTCTGGGGAGATTACGATGAAGCCTGGCTGGCGGAGTATAGGAGGATATTCAGGGAGACCGAGTATGCGGGAATAGTTCCCTTCTCTGACACCCTTCCGATGTTGGAAAAGCTCCGATCCATAGGTATCAAAGTAGGTGTGGCGACGAACCGTCAGATCGCCGATCCGGTGGTCAGGGCGGTAGGGCTTTTTGATCATCTCGATCTCGTGATGGGGCTGGGAAAGGAATACAGGCCTAAGCCTGAGCCTGATATGATCCTGGCCGCTATGGAAAAGCTAGGTGGAAATTTAGCCGAGACGGTCTACGTCGGGGACACCGATATAGACATGAAGACCGCCTGTTCCGCTGGGATGAGAGGCATAGGGGTCACTTCGGGAGTCTTCTCAGCTTCCCAGCTGGTAGATGCAGGGGCTTGGAGAATCCTCGACGGTGTAGGCTTTTTGATCGAATTGGTGAGGAGAGATGTTGGATGA
- a CDS encoding amidohydrolase, with product MDRESVKRALCDSIDSWAERAIDLAMDIEREPELGFKEHRTSEKVSSFLDSIGLDHERGLGITGVKASLRKGCPGPNVALLGELDGIICSDSPKADPKTGATHTCGHHLQIGTLMAVAAGFAEAKIEDHLGGNVTFFAVPSEEFIEIGERSTMRTEGKINFLGGKQELIRIGAFDDIDMAMMVHAGTDMPEPSIGIGETGNGFVAKTVRYTGKATHAAAAPHEGINALNAAVLGINGVHALRETFLDDDHVRVHFIITKGGDTVNSVPSDVRLEAYVRGKTLTSIDDTHGKFDRAMKAGGDCVGAITEIHTIPGYLPLACNPRLNDVFARNASALLDESRITRTGHFNASTDMGDVCHIMPAIHPYTGGVTGALHSKDFTVVDYRAAVIIPAKIMAMTVVDLLADGALEGRDLLSNFKPLMTKESYLRTLGGYFS from the coding sequence ATGGACCGAGAGAGCGTAAAAAGAGCCCTCTGCGATAGCATAGACAGTTGGGCAGAGAGGGCTATAGACCTTGCCATGGACATAGAGAGGGAACCTGAACTAGGTTTTAAGGAACACAGGACATCGGAAAAAGTCTCCAGTTTCCTGGATTCCATAGGACTCGACCACGAGAGAGGTCTAGGGATAACGGGAGTGAAGGCGTCGCTACGGAAGGGATGCCCAGGCCCTAATGTCGCCCTGTTAGGAGAATTGGACGGAATAATATGCTCCGACAGCCCTAAAGCGGACCCAAAGACCGGAGCGACCCACACCTGCGGACATCACCTCCAGATAGGGACGTTGATGGCCGTCGCCGCGGGGTTCGCAGAGGCGAAGATAGAGGACCACCTCGGGGGCAACGTCACGTTTTTCGCTGTCCCCTCGGAGGAGTTTATCGAGATAGGCGAAAGGTCAACCATGAGGACCGAGGGCAAGATAAACTTTCTCGGCGGGAAACAGGAGCTAATAAGGATAGGTGCCTTTGACGATATAGATATGGCAATGATGGTTCACGCAGGGACGGACATGCCTGAGCCGTCGATAGGGATAGGGGAGACGGGAAACGGTTTTGTGGCAAAGACGGTCCGCTATACAGGGAAAGCCACCCATGCAGCGGCGGCTCCCCACGAAGGGATAAACGCCCTCAATGCTGCTGTACTGGGCATCAACGGAGTGCACGCCCTGAGAGAGACCTTTTTGGACGACGATCACGTAAGGGTCCATTTCATCATCACAAAAGGAGGGGACACCGTCAACAGCGTTCCATCGGACGTCAGGCTAGAGGCCTACGTACGGGGAAAAACCCTGACCAGTATCGACGATACCCACGGCAAGTTCGATCGGGCCATGAAAGCGGGAGGAGACTGCGTCGGGGCTATCACCGAGATCCACACCATACCGGGCTATCTCCCTCTCGCCTGTAACCCCAGGCTCAACGACGTCTTCGCCAGAAACGCCTCTGCCCTCCTCGACGAATCAAGGATAACGAGAACAGGCCATTTCAACGCCTCCACCGATATGGGAGACGTCTGTCATATAATGCCTGCCATACACCCCTACACAGGTGGGGTGACAGGTGCCCTCCATTCAAAGGACTTCACCGTCGTAGACTATCGAGCAGCGGTGATAATCCCCGCTAAGATAATGGCCATGACGGTTGTGGACCTTCTGGCCGATGGAGCATTAGAGGGGAGGGATTTATTAAGTAACTTCAAGCCGCTCATGACGAAAGAGAGCTATCTAAGGACCTTAGGAGGGTATTTCTCCTGA
- a CDS encoding TAXI family TRAP transporter solute-binding subunit: protein MSKKIALFLALAMATMVAGSAMAEDPAQLRFMAGPPGGNWFALGGSLSDMWTKNGLPTTSGTGGGVSNIVNTDNGKGDMGFSVTSMVGAAVKGGDAPFKDALSNVSVLANLYTQYTYFIVRKDFAEKNDIKTLGDIVEKKLPVRFATLKPGTSSEFVIRNLFKVGYGVDYRKAITEWGGKVEFSSYSDGSNLLADNHIDCFAFSVGKIASIVMQIESQTEIVILPVDEKARQAMTDAFGTVTFNVEPGVYKSVTEPIPTIGDYTCIVIRNDLSDELAYKLSELVWNNKETLAKGVKDMEELNPLEAVPSAVPAHPGAAKFWKSVQ, encoded by the coding sequence ATGAGTAAGAAAATCGCATTGTTTTTGGCTTTAGCTATGGCAACCATGGTCGCAGGATCGGCTATGGCGGAGGACCCGGCACAGCTTCGTTTTATGGCGGGACCTCCAGGGGGAAACTGGTTCGCCCTAGGGGGATCTCTGTCGGATATGTGGACTAAAAACGGCCTGCCCACCACCAGCGGGACCGGCGGGGGGGTCTCCAATATAGTGAACACCGATAACGGAAAAGGAGACATGGGCTTTTCCGTCACATCTATGGTCGGAGCGGCGGTAAAAGGTGGCGACGCCCCCTTTAAAGACGCCCTCTCAAACGTGTCGGTTCTGGCTAACCTTTACACCCAGTACACCTATTTCATAGTCAGAAAGGATTTCGCCGAGAAAAACGACATAAAAACCCTCGGCGACATCGTGGAGAAAAAGCTCCCCGTCCGTTTCGCGACCCTGAAGCCAGGCACCTCCTCGGAGTTCGTGATCCGCAACCTCTTCAAGGTAGGCTATGGAGTCGATTACCGTAAGGCCATAACCGAATGGGGAGGAAAGGTCGAGTTCTCCTCCTACTCCGACGGATCAAACCTCCTGGCCGACAACCACATCGATTGCTTTGCCTTCTCCGTGGGCAAAATAGCTTCCATCGTCATGCAGATAGAGAGCCAGACTGAGATAGTCATCCTTCCTGTCGACGAAAAGGCCAGACAGGCCATGACCGATGCCTTCGGCACGGTGACCTTCAACGTAGAGCCCGGCGTCTACAAGTCGGTGACCGAGCCGATTCCGACCATAGGGGACTACACCTGCATCGTCATCAGAAACGACCTCTCCGACGAGCTGGCGTACAAGCTTTCCGAGCTCGTGTGGAACAACAAAGAGACCCTGGCAAAAGGGGTTAAGGACATGGAGGAACTGAATCCCTTAGAGGCCGTTCCCTCCGCGGTACCTGCCCATCCTGGAGCGGCAAAGTTCTGGAAGAGCGTCCAGTAG